In Penaeus vannamei isolate JL-2024 chromosome 14, ASM4276789v1, whole genome shotgun sequence, one DNA window encodes the following:
- the nompB gene encoding intraflagellar transport protein 88 homolog isoform X2: MDNLRFAGDDDEDLYSGFDLVHPALDTRQLDTDQGFQEAVRTSYGRRPPTQSRAPTTAARLTSTAGLRIGTGQGTGLVLNSSVGQVGPGSSDGLKRPMTSMRGTGYTSQSNVFDPLNQASKGPAPALISKTDESPEEKIKSLERRVMGLIEESCMAASRGEIRLALDRAKEASSKERSLIRQREQAGLSDGHNLDLTFSVLFNLANQYAANDMYTEALNTYQVITKDRMFNNSGRLRVNMGNIHYKMGQYNKAIKFYRMALDQVPNTHKSMRIKIMHNIGLVFVKMAQYSEACTSFEYIMQEEANFKTGLDLVTAYYALGDKEKMKKGFLRLLECQLDIDDDEKYTASSEDTQSNLILEVIRNDPLRKMERQMKQEAERSILTAAKLISPVIETTFSEGYNWCVDAIKNSQYADLANDLEINKAVMFLRQKNFKDAVETLKMFEKKETKVASTAATNLSFLYFLQNEIDLAEKYALMARDSNGYNDSALVNLGNCCFKRKDYEKAREHYIAALDIDASCVEALYNLGLTNKKLGRYEEALDSLLKMHAIVRNYPPVVYQIASLYQELSDIDQASEWYLQLLGLVPTDPHIHQRLGQLFDTEGDKQQGYQYYFDSYRYFPSNLEVIDWLGSYFIEHQVAEKAISYFERAALMQPDEVKWQLMVAACHRRSGNYQQALQTYKQIHRRFPENIECLKLLIRLSSDLGLKETAEYAQELKKAERAQEQRESRAASGSRPGSRRASSRGSRSIPGSAMSGRMTRLSLNDLDENEPFVPSNKEVDSSYVDPLGPLQERPKTSLRRKQDEDDFADEELGDDLLPE; the protein is encoded by the exons ATGGATAACTTACGTTTtgctggagatgatgatgaagacctTTACTCAGGGTTTGATTTAGTTCATCCAGCTCTTGATACACGGCAGCTGGATACTGATCAGGGTTTTCAAGAAGCTGTCCGTACGAGTTATGGCAGACGGCCACCA ACTCAGAGTCGAGCCCCCACAACAGCTGCTCGTCTCACTTCTACTGCTGGGCTTCGGATAGGGACTGGCCAAGGTACTGGG TTGGTACTAAATAGCTCAGTGGGCCAAGTTGGTCCAGGATCAAGTGATGGACTTAAAAGACCAATGACCAGCATGAGAGGAACAGGTTATACATCCCAGTCAAATGTGTTTGATCCCCTTAATCAAGCAAGCAAAGGACCTGCTCCTGCTCTTATTTCAAAGACTGATGAGAG cccagaagaaaaaataaagtcacTTGAACGTCGAGTAATGGGGCTTATTGAAGAGTCCTGCATGGCAGCGTCTAGAGGAGAAATTCGCCTGGCCCTTGACAGAGCTAAAGAGGCATCTAGTAAAGAAAGATCTCTCATAAGGCAGCGGGAACAGGCAGGATTGTCTGATGGACACAATTTGGATCTCACATTCTct GTACTTTTCAATTTAGCTAACCAGTATGCTGCCAATGACATGTACACAGAAGCCCTAAATACGTATCAGGTTATTACAAAGGACCGTATGTTTAACAATTCTGGCCGGCTTCGAGTCAACATGGGCAACATCCACTACAAAATGGGACAGTATAATAAGGCCATAAAATTCTATCGCATGGCTTTAGATCAAGTTCCTAATACTCATAAAAGTATGAG GATAAAGATAATGCACAATATTGGTCTGGTGTTTGTCAAGATGGCACAGTACTCTGAGGCATGTACTAGCTTTGAATACATTATGCAGGAGGAGGCAAACTTTAAGACTGGGCTAGATTTAGTTACAGCATATTATGCTCTTggagacaaggaaaaaatgaagaaaggtttCCTTCGCTTGCTTGAATGCCAGTTagatattgatgacgatgaaaaGTACACAGCATCATCA GAAGATACTCAGTCCAACCTGATTCTTGAGGTCATTCGCAATGATCCTCTTCGAAAGATGGAAAGGCAGATGAAGCAAGAGGCTGAACGTTCGATACTTACAGCTGCAAAGCTCATTTCACCGGTCATTGAGACTACCTTCAGTGAGGGTTACAACTG GTGTGTAGATGCAATCAAGAATTCTCAGTATGCAGACCTTGCAAATGATTTGGAAATCAACAAAGCTGTCATGTTTTTGAGGCAAAAGAACTTTAAAGATGCTGTTGAAACCCTCAAAATGtttgagaaaaaggaaacaaaagtagCCAGCACAGCTGCTACAAATCTTTCCTTCTTGTATTTCTTG CAAAATGAAATTGACTTGGCTGAAAAATATGCCCTCATGGCAAGGGATTCCAATGGCTACAATGATTCTGCCCTCGTGAATTTAGGGAACTGCTGCTTCAAGAGGAAAGATTATGAGAAAGCTCGTGAGCACTACATAGCTGCTTTGGACATAGATGCATCTTGTGTAGAAGCTCTATACAATCTTG GACTAACAAACAAGAAACTTGGACGTTACGAAGAGGCACTTGACTCCTTGCTGAAAATGCATGCCATTGTTCGCAATTATCCACCAGTAGTCTACCAGATTGCCAGTTTGTATCAAGAGCTTAGTGACATCGACCAGGCTTCTGAGTG GTATTTACAATTGCTTGGTCTGGTTCCAACTGATCCTCACATCCATCAGCGATTGGGCCAACTTTTTGACACAGAAGGTGACAAGCAACAAGGATACCAATATTATTTTGAT TCTTACAGATATTTCCCAAGCAACCTGGAAGTGATTGATTGGCTGGGATCCTACTTCATTGAGCACCAGGTTGCAGAAAAGGCAATTAGTTACTTTGAACGAGCTGCATTGATGCAACCTGATGAAGTAAAGTGGCAATTGATGGTGGCTGCATGTCACAGACGGTCAGGCAACTACCAACAGGCATTGCAGACCTACAAGCAGATCCATCGAAGATTCCCAGAAAATATAGAGT GTCTGAAATTGCTGATTCGACTCAGCAGTGACCTGGGATTAAAGGAAACAGCTGAGTATGCCCAAGAGCTGAAGAAGGCCGAAAGAGCTCAAGAGCAGCGTGAGAGTCGAGCTGCCAGTGGCTCTCGTCCTGGATCTCGAAG AGCAAGTTCCCGAGGTTCTCGCAGTATCCCAGGCTCGGCCATGAGTGGCAGAATGACACGCCTTTCACTTAATGATCTTGATGAGAATGAGCCATTTGTGCCATCTAACAAAGAAGTTG ACAGCAGCTATGTGGATCCCTTAGGCCCGCTGCAAGAACGCCCAAAGACAAGCTTGAGAAGAAAACAAGATGAGGATGACTTTGCTGATGAGGAATTGGGTGACGATTTGTTGCCAGAATAA
- the nompB gene encoding intraflagellar transport protein 88 homolog isoform X1, producing the protein MDNLRFAGDDDEDLYSGFDLVHPALDTRQLDTDQGFQEAVRTSYGRRPPTQSRAPTTAARLTSTAGLRIGTGQGTGLVLNSSVGQVGPGSSDGLKRPMTSMRGTGYTSQSNVFDPLNQASKGPAPALISKTDESPEEKIKSLERRVMGLIEESCMAASRGEIRLALDRAKEASSKERSLIRQREQAGLSDGHNLDLTFSVLFNLANQYAANDMYTEALNTYQVITKDRMFNNSGRLRVNMGNIHYKMGQYNKAIKFYRMALDQVPNTHKSMRIKIMHNIGLVFVKMAQYSEACTSFEYIMQEEANFKTGLDLVTAYYALGDKEKMKKGFLRLLECQLDIDDDEKYTASSEDTQSNLILEVIRNDPLRKMERQMKQEAERSILTAAKLISPVIETTFSEGYNWCVDAIKNSQYADLANDLEINKAVMFLRQKNFKDAVETLKMFEKKETKVASTAATNLSFLYFLQNEIDLAEKYALMARDSNGYNDSALVNLGNCCFKRKDYEKAREHYIAALDIDASCVEALYNLGLTNKKLGRYEEALDSLLKMHAIVRNYPPVVYQIASLYQELSDIDQASEWYLQLLGLVPTDPHIHQRLGQLFDTEGDKQQGYQYYFDSYRYFPSNLEVIDWLGSYFIEHQVAEKAISYFERAALMQPDEVKWQLMVAACHRRSGNYQQALQTYKQIHRRFPENIECLKLLIRLSSDLGLKETAEYAQELKKAERAQEQRESRAASGSRPGSRRSSSRASRSGSAASGHEEPGALPPKSPGPGARASSRGSRSIPGSAMSGRMTRLSLNDLDENEPFVPSNKEVDSSYVDPLGPLQERPKTSLRRKQDEDDFADEELGDDLLPE; encoded by the exons ATGGATAACTTACGTTTtgctggagatgatgatgaagacctTTACTCAGGGTTTGATTTAGTTCATCCAGCTCTTGATACACGGCAGCTGGATACTGATCAGGGTTTTCAAGAAGCTGTCCGTACGAGTTATGGCAGACGGCCACCA ACTCAGAGTCGAGCCCCCACAACAGCTGCTCGTCTCACTTCTACTGCTGGGCTTCGGATAGGGACTGGCCAAGGTACTGGG TTGGTACTAAATAGCTCAGTGGGCCAAGTTGGTCCAGGATCAAGTGATGGACTTAAAAGACCAATGACCAGCATGAGAGGAACAGGTTATACATCCCAGTCAAATGTGTTTGATCCCCTTAATCAAGCAAGCAAAGGACCTGCTCCTGCTCTTATTTCAAAGACTGATGAGAG cccagaagaaaaaataaagtcacTTGAACGTCGAGTAATGGGGCTTATTGAAGAGTCCTGCATGGCAGCGTCTAGAGGAGAAATTCGCCTGGCCCTTGACAGAGCTAAAGAGGCATCTAGTAAAGAAAGATCTCTCATAAGGCAGCGGGAACAGGCAGGATTGTCTGATGGACACAATTTGGATCTCACATTCTct GTACTTTTCAATTTAGCTAACCAGTATGCTGCCAATGACATGTACACAGAAGCCCTAAATACGTATCAGGTTATTACAAAGGACCGTATGTTTAACAATTCTGGCCGGCTTCGAGTCAACATGGGCAACATCCACTACAAAATGGGACAGTATAATAAGGCCATAAAATTCTATCGCATGGCTTTAGATCAAGTTCCTAATACTCATAAAAGTATGAG GATAAAGATAATGCACAATATTGGTCTGGTGTTTGTCAAGATGGCACAGTACTCTGAGGCATGTACTAGCTTTGAATACATTATGCAGGAGGAGGCAAACTTTAAGACTGGGCTAGATTTAGTTACAGCATATTATGCTCTTggagacaaggaaaaaatgaagaaaggtttCCTTCGCTTGCTTGAATGCCAGTTagatattgatgacgatgaaaaGTACACAGCATCATCA GAAGATACTCAGTCCAACCTGATTCTTGAGGTCATTCGCAATGATCCTCTTCGAAAGATGGAAAGGCAGATGAAGCAAGAGGCTGAACGTTCGATACTTACAGCTGCAAAGCTCATTTCACCGGTCATTGAGACTACCTTCAGTGAGGGTTACAACTG GTGTGTAGATGCAATCAAGAATTCTCAGTATGCAGACCTTGCAAATGATTTGGAAATCAACAAAGCTGTCATGTTTTTGAGGCAAAAGAACTTTAAAGATGCTGTTGAAACCCTCAAAATGtttgagaaaaaggaaacaaaagtagCCAGCACAGCTGCTACAAATCTTTCCTTCTTGTATTTCTTG CAAAATGAAATTGACTTGGCTGAAAAATATGCCCTCATGGCAAGGGATTCCAATGGCTACAATGATTCTGCCCTCGTGAATTTAGGGAACTGCTGCTTCAAGAGGAAAGATTATGAGAAAGCTCGTGAGCACTACATAGCTGCTTTGGACATAGATGCATCTTGTGTAGAAGCTCTATACAATCTTG GACTAACAAACAAGAAACTTGGACGTTACGAAGAGGCACTTGACTCCTTGCTGAAAATGCATGCCATTGTTCGCAATTATCCACCAGTAGTCTACCAGATTGCCAGTTTGTATCAAGAGCTTAGTGACATCGACCAGGCTTCTGAGTG GTATTTACAATTGCTTGGTCTGGTTCCAACTGATCCTCACATCCATCAGCGATTGGGCCAACTTTTTGACACAGAAGGTGACAAGCAACAAGGATACCAATATTATTTTGAT TCTTACAGATATTTCCCAAGCAACCTGGAAGTGATTGATTGGCTGGGATCCTACTTCATTGAGCACCAGGTTGCAGAAAAGGCAATTAGTTACTTTGAACGAGCTGCATTGATGCAACCTGATGAAGTAAAGTGGCAATTGATGGTGGCTGCATGTCACAGACGGTCAGGCAACTACCAACAGGCATTGCAGACCTACAAGCAGATCCATCGAAGATTCCCAGAAAATATAGAGT GTCTGAAATTGCTGATTCGACTCAGCAGTGACCTGGGATTAAAGGAAACAGCTGAGTATGCCCAAGAGCTGAAGAAGGCCGAAAGAGCTCAAGAGCAGCGTGAGAGTCGAGCTGCCAGTGGCTCTCGTCCTGGATCTCGAAG ATCCTCTTCTCGGGCTTCACGTAGTGGCTCAGCTGCCTCTGGCCACGAGGAACCAGGGGCTTTACCTCCCAAGAGTCCAGGTCCAGGTGCTAG AGCAAGTTCCCGAGGTTCTCGCAGTATCCCAGGCTCGGCCATGAGTGGCAGAATGACACGCCTTTCACTTAATGATCTTGATGAGAATGAGCCATTTGTGCCATCTAACAAAGAAGTTG ACAGCAGCTATGTGGATCCCTTAGGCCCGCTGCAAGAACGCCCAAAGACAAGCTTGAGAAGAAAACAAGATGAGGATGACTTTGCTGATGAGGAATTGGGTGACGATTTGTTGCCAGAATAA